A region from the Triticum aestivum cultivar Chinese Spring chromosome 3D, IWGSC CS RefSeq v2.1, whole genome shotgun sequence genome encodes:
- the LOC123080641 gene encoding uncharacterized protein has product MELAPITMSGSSALRMLQGRVFVLGKKVVVAKKGKGKKKGKDSEKGTEGPEKQKRKRAPNKKSGNVARKPEKKPEDCFKKKSIFFDLEYWEHNKLRHNLDVMHIEKNVFENLIGTLLDIDSKTKDGLNARLDLGEIGIRSSLQPHEGDKGKTELPHAPFNMYKEKKEILCTVIKNCRTPDGCASNFSRCVNMKELTLTGLKSHDCHVILQDILPVALLHCYPSKDVMILVVELANFFKKLCSKVLDFSELDKLQESIVKTLCNMEKVFLPSFFTVMVHLMVHLVEEAKLGGPVHYRWMYPLERSFVWLKSLVRNRAYPEGSIAEGYTVEECLTFCSRFLEGTTRFTRTSRNPDPSDNTKGMYMFDSVGEPIGKAVTIGQLDDQLLVQAHRCVLRH; this is encoded by the exons ATGGAACTTGCACCTATAACAATGAGTGGTAGCTCAGCTTTGAGGATGTTGCAGGGCAGAGTGTTTGTCTTAGGAAAAAAGGTTGTTGTGGCAAAgaaagggaaagggaaaaagaagggcaaAGACAGTGAAAAAGGAACTGAAGGTCCTGAAAAACAGAAGCGTAAAAGAGCGCCTAACAAGAAATCAGGTAACGTCGCACGTAAACCTGAAAAGAAGCCTGAGGATTGTTTCAAAAAGAAGTCGATATTCTTTGATTTGGAATACTGGGAGCACAACAAGTTAAGGCACAATCTAGATGTCATGCATATTGAGAAAAATGTCTTTGAAAATTTAATTGGAACCTTACTGGATATTGATTCTAAAACAAAGGATGGCCTTAATGCACGACTTGACTTGGGAGAAATTGGAATTCGATCTAGCCTTCAACCTCATGAAGGTGATAAGGGTAAAACTGAATTGCCGCATGCACCTTTTAATATGTATAAAGAAAAGAAGGAGATTCTTTGTACAGTGATTAAGAATTGTAGGACACCTGATGGTTGTGCATCAAACTTTTCAAGGTGTGTGAACATGAAAGAATTGACATTGACTGGCCTCAAAAGCCACGACTGCCATGTTATTCTACAAGACATCCTTCCTGTGGCACTTTTACACTGTTATCCCAGTAAAGATGTCATGATATTAGTTGTTGAGCTGGCTAATTTCTTCAAGAAACTATGCTCCAAAGTGTTAGATTTCTCTGAGCTTGACAAACTGCAAGAGAGTATTGTGAAGACACTTTGTAATATGGAAAAGGTTTTTCTTCCATCGTTTTTTACTGTCATGGTACATTTAATGGTGCATTTAGTTGAAGAAGCTAAACTTGGTGGCCCGGTGCATTACAGGTGGATGTACCCTCTAGAGAG ATCATTTGTTTGGCTAAAGTCACTTGTGCGCAATAGAGCTTATCCTGAAGGTTCTATTGCTGAAGGATATACTGTTGAAGAATGCTTGACCTTTTGTTCAAGATTTCTAGAAGGAACCACACGTTTCACAAGAACATCTAGGAACCCTGATCCTTCAGATAATACAAAGGGCATGTACATGTTTGATAGTGTTGGTGAGCCAATTGGAAAGGCTGTCACTATAGGCCAATTGGACGATCAGCTTCTAGTTCAAGCACATCGATGTGTCTTGCGACACTGA
- the LOC123075594 gene encoding protein LIFEGUARD 2-like: protein MKGGDVEAGTAAPYPGTTESPELRWALIRKIYVVLCLQLLLTAVVAVVVVKVRAIPHFFVSSYAGLGLYIFILIFPFIVLCPLHIYRQKHPVNLLLLGVFTVAISFSVGLTCAFTSGKVILQAGILTIVVVLSLTAYTFWAARRGKDFSFLGPFLFASLMILLVFGFIQIFFPLGKLSHMIYGALAALIFSGYIVYDTGSIIKRYKYDEYVWAAVTLYLDIINLFLGLLTLFRACDN, encoded by the exons ATGAAGGGCGGCGACGTCGAGGCGGGCACCGCGGCGCCGTACCCCGGGACGACGGAGAGCCCCGAGCTGCGCTGGGCGCTCATCCGGAAGATCTACGTCGTCCTCTGCCTGCAGCTTCTCCTCACCGCCGTCGTCGCGGTCGTCGTCGTCAAGGTCCGCGCCATCCCGCACTTCTTCGTCTCCTCCTACGCCGGCCTCGGGCTCTACATCTTCATTCTCATCTTCCCCTTCATCG TGCTGTGCCCGCTGCACATCTACCGCCAGAAGCACCCAGTCAACTTGCTGCTTCTTGGCGTCTTCACAGTGGCCATCAGCTTCTCTGTGGGCTTGACATGTGCCTTTACCAGCG GCAAGGTCATTTTGCAGGCTGGGATTCTTACAATTGTGGTTGTCTTGAGCCTCACTGCTTACACCTTCTGGGCTGCAAGGAGGGGCAAGGACTTTAGCTTCCTTGGTCCTTTCCTATTTGCTTCTCTGATGATCTTGCTCGTCTTTGGGTTCATTCAG ATATTCTTCCCGCTGGGCAAGCTCTCTCACATGATCTATGGCGCGCTGGCGGCACTCATCTTCAGTGGCTACATTGTCTATGACACGGGCAGCATCATCAAGCGTTACAAGTATGACGAGTATGTCTGGGCTGCCGTCACGCTCTACCTTGACATCATCAATCTGTTCCTGGGCCTGCTGACTCTGTTTAGGGCGTGTGACAACTAG